GTTGCGGTCTAACAAGGGGGCGGAATCAGCCACTGAAGCCTGGATAGCGCTATCCAATCCGCTTAAGCTGGCTGTCCGGGCACCGCTTCGGACAGCGTTATTGAGAGTCACGTAGGAATAGCCGAGCCGCCCAAACTCAACCACGCCAAAGACAAGGAGCAGAAAGATGGGCAGGACCAGCGCAAATTCGACAAGAGACTGGCCATTGGAGGATTTTATTAATTTTTTTAGCATTTTTCAATACCCTCCCAATGCAGATTCTAATAAACGTTCGCCCCATCAACCCAAATATCACTGAGCAGATATGGGAAAATTAACAATTCAAAGACTGTTTGAATACCTGATAAGAGAGGTAACCTTTCTTAGTTTAAGAAAGCCCTACTGTTCTCTGACAGTAGAGCTTTCTCTGAGAACCCAAAAGATTATGATGCTGGTTTGAGAGCAGTGCCAATTGAATCCAAAATACTATCCAAGTTTGTACCGATAACGGTGACCGCGCCAATTACAACAATTGCAATTAAAGCGATAATAAGACCGTACTCTGTAAGTGCCTGACCCTTTTCATCTTTCTGGAATCTTTGAAGGAATTGAACAAGGTATAACATCATGATAATCTCTCCCTTTAATAATATATTTTCGTTTTTTAGTGTTCTGGTTTGTATTACAAATTTACAACAGTTTGACAATTGAAACAATTCACCGTAAGTCACGATGTGATAGGACTAAAGACTTATTAATATCCTGTGCTTTTTAAGAATCTTATCAAATAAGGGTTGATTGTCCTGAGAATTTCTTGTTTTTGGGTGATAAATACTTTACATTATATATACCATCATATAACCATCATATATAGGTAAAAATGATATCGAGGACTCAACAAGGAATTATTCAAAGGCCTTATATGTTGAATAATTAAAGGAATTAGCTTAGAATTGTGGAAATATTACTGTTGTAATGAAAAGCTGGGGGTTTGGAACGTTGGCGACGAAGACGACAAAAAAGAACCGACGGGGGTCACGTAAAAAAAGACAGTCCGTTCATGATACGATTCGAAATGAGATTATTGGAATCCTGGTGATGGGCTTGGCCTGTCTGGGATTCGTCATGCTCTATTCCAACAGTAAGGGTGCTATTGTCACGCTGATGATTAAAGCACTCAGGATTGCGGCAGGCGATGGCAGTGTCGGGATTTTTATCATCCTCGGAGTTATCGGGATCAGCCTGATGAGCAACAACCGGAGAAGTATGAAATCCAGGATAATCGGTGCGGTTTTATTATGGCTCGTAGCGGAAGGATTCCTGCATCTCGGGTCATCTGCTGCGTATGATACTGCAGGGCTGCTTGAGCTTGGCAAAGCAGGATTAGGAGGTGGCCTTCTTGGCGCGGTGATCAGTATCATGCTGGTCATGCTGGTCGGCGTGACAGGTGGTTATGTGATTCTGGCAGTGCTGGCCTTGATCGGCGCCATCCTGGTAATGAACCGCTCTCTGGTCGGGACGATCAAAGACCTGTTGTCCCTCACAGCAAGTTTCGCACAGATGGTCGATCGTCACATCAGGGATTTTCTGCAAGTACTGGCGGACGGACGCCAAGAAAGACAGAAGCGCAAAGAGGATGACCGGAACAGCATGTTTGCCGCAGCAAAGAAAGGTGAGCCTGTAAAGTCCCCAACCCCGGGTGATTATTTCGATTCAAAGCAGAGTAGCCCGGTGATCGAAATTTTTGGGGAAGAACGGAATCGAGGAGAAGAACGGAATAAAAAAAACAAGCAGGTTCCGCAGTCGGAAACGGATCATTACCTGATTAACACAAGGATGGACGATTCAGCCGAAAGAAGGACTGGAAATTTAGGGGATTCAGCAGGAGGCATGGAGACTGCAGCGGCACCGCCGGGCAAGCTTACCGGGACGCCTATTTCCAGACAGACCGAGAAGAACGAACATTACAGGCTGCCACCTTTGAATCTTGTCCATAAATCAATGAAAAAAGGCCAAAAAAGCGGCAAGGACATTGCCGATAATGTCCGTCTGCTGGAAGATACGCTGGCCAGTTTCGGGGTCAGGGTCAAAGTCACAAGAGTCACACAGGGGCCGACGATTACCCGCTATGAGGTTCAGCCTGCACCTGGTGTCAAAGTCAGTAAAATTACCAGCCTCTCAGATGATATTGCACTGAGCCTGGCAGCCTCCGATGTGCGGATGGAAGCGCCGATCCCGGGAAAGTCTGCAGTTGGGATAGAGGTCCCGAATAAGGAGATTGCCATTGTTCATTTCCGGGAAGTGCTGGAAACGGAAGATTTTCAGGACTCACCAAG
This genomic stretch from Dehalobacter restrictus DSM 9455 harbors:
- a CDS encoding Flp family type IVb pilin, giving the protein MMLYLVQFLQRFQKDEKGQALTEYGLIIALIAIVVIGAVTVIGTNLDSILDSIGTALKPAS
- a CDS encoding TadE/TadG family type IV pilus assembly protein: MLKKLIKSSNGQSLVEFALVLPIFLLLVFGVVEFGRLGYSYVTLNNAVRSGARTASLSGLDSAIQASVADSAPLLDRNLLTIQITPIESSRHSGSNVTVSASYPVSLTTPVLNHILPDPVVIHASLSMRIE
- a CDS encoding DNA translocase FtsK, which produces MKSWGFGTLATKTTKKNRRGSRKKRQSVHDTIRNEIIGILVMGLACLGFVMLYSNSKGAIVTLMIKALRIAAGDGSVGIFIILGVIGISLMSNNRRSMKSRIIGAVLLWLVAEGFLHLGSSAAYDTAGLLELGKAGLGGGLLGAVISIMLVMLVGVTGGYVILAVLALIGAILVMNRSLVGTIKDLLSLTASFAQMVDRHIRDFLQVLADGRQERQKRKEDDRNSMFAAAKKGEPVKSPTPGDYFDSKQSSPVIEIFGEERNRGEERNKKNKQVPQSETDHYLINTRMDDSAERRTGNLGDSAGGMETAAAPPGKLTGTPISRQTEKNEHYRLPPLNLVHKSMKKGQKSGKDIADNVRLLEDTLASFGVRVKVTRVTQGPTITRYEVQPAPGVKVSKITSLSDDIALSLAASDVRMEAPIPGKSAVGIEVPNKEIAIVHFREVLETEDFQDSPSKLSLALGKDITGTPIIGDLTRMPHLLIAGATGAGKSVCINTIIGSIVYKAKPDEVKLLLIDPKVVELANYNGIPHLISPVVTEPQRAAGALKWIVTEMETRYELFAASGVRDIVRYNFLVSEKKDTESKPLPYVVVIIDELADLMMVAPGEVEESICRLAQMARAAGIHLIVATQRPSVDVITGLIKANIPSRIAFAVSSQIDSRTILDMGGAEKLLGRGDMLYHPIGISKPIRVQGCFLSDKEVKNIVDYLLEQAKPEYFEIPEVSLSSGNSEEPEDELFYKAANIFMESNTASVSLLQRRLKIGYSRAARIVDMLEEKGVVGQHEGSKPREVLMTKGQFEQKFGKNLNS